GTGCAGTTTGCTGGCCATTGCGGTGGACAGGTACATCACCATCTTCTATGCCTTGCGCTACCACCACATCATGACGGCGAGGCGCTCTGGGGTGATCATCGCCTGCATCTGGACCTTCTGCATAAGCTGTGGCATTGTTTTCATCATCTACTATGAGTCCAAGTATGTGATCATTTGCCTCATCTCCATGTTCTTCACCATGCTGTTCTTCATGGTGTCTCTGTATATACACATGTTCCTCCTGGCCCGGAACCATGTCAAGCGGATAGCAGCTTCCCCCAGATACAactctgtgaggcaaaggaccaGCATGAAGGGGGCTATTACCCTCACCATGCTACTGGGGATTTTCATTGTCTGCTggtctcccttctttcttcaccTTATCTTAATGATCTCCTGCCCTCAGAACGTCTACTGCTCTTGCTTTATGTCTTACTTCAACATGTACCTTATACTCATCATGTGCAACTCCGTGATCGATCCTCTCATCTACGCCCTCCGCAGCCAAGAGATGCGGAGGACCTTTAAGGAGATCATCTGTTGTCACGGATTCAGGCGACCTTGTAGGCTCCTTGGCGGGTATTAAATGCCTTCCTCTCTCAGTGGCTCTCATCTCTCAGTCAATTAGGTTCAGCCAAGGCATGAGCAAGGCTGCTAAGGATCTCAGATGTATTCTTCCTCGCCTCCTTTGCAGCTCAGTTTGGTTATTGTGTGTCTGAGGTATGCACATGTGAATTGTCTCCGTGGTGGAAATGGTCTGTGacaattgtgtttttttttaattattattattattttcttactcCTTGCTCACTCTCTGCTCCCCATTCCATTTTTAGGAGGTTTCACCATCCTCTGCCTGACCTGGTAAGTGACCTGAGGAGATGCATAACCTCCTGGGTGAGCTGTCCTTGTAAGAACCACTGTGGAGGCTTATATCACCATGAGTGGCTTTTGTGTTTGGTTTAGCTTTCCCCATGCTGCTGTCCATGTTTGCAGGATGCACCTTTTGCATTCTTTTCAGGAATGGAGAGAcatctggctccttcttatttgAGAATtccattagtttttattttttttactacagCTCCCCTATCCTAGACTTCTGGCCCTATGGCTTGCATTCAGAATTGTCGGGGGCAGGGGGGCGGGAACCAACCTTAACTTTCTAAACTCCTGTCCTTCATAGTTTTGGACTTACTCAGACATAAAACTTCTATGCTAAACACCTTGCTTCGTGTTTTATGAAAACCTCCACCCctcttgctgtctttttttttttttttttttttttttgactcaatTCAGTGTTTCCAAGAAATTTGGGGGCGGTCATATTGGCGACTCTAGGTACAACCTCGCCCTCACTCCGTTTAGCATGTGCCACCCAGAGTCAAACTAGAATGGCTTTCTCATACATAATCATTTATCAGTTCTTGGTGTCTGAAAGGTCCTCATTGGATGCTTTGAAGCATCTTAACCTGCCCCTAGCAACCTGCCCCTAGCAACCTGCCCCTAGCAACCTGCCCCTAGCAACCTGCCCCTAGCAACCTGCCCCTAGCAACCATCAAAGGCCTGGTCCACAGCAAAGACATGCCATTTTCTCCAGTCTGGAGTAGAGGAAAGGGACGAAATCTCAAGCACTAACCCTGACGACACTGCCTGTgtgcccttccctcctccccaggtTCCACCTCTGTGCTGACCTCTCAGAATGgccaaaaaaaaaactacctgaaaaaaaaaaaaggagaacttcttgtaaaatttgaaaaacatacaggatgggttttttttgtttgtttgtttttgtttttgtttttttgttatttaaaagaaCTGTTCCACATGGGTGGGATCACACATGAAGGAAGGGTACAGGTGTCAGTGGCCAGAGCAGTGTTTTGGATGCCAAGAGATTTGCTGTGCTCCACAGAGCCACGTGGCCCTCTGGATCCCAGCGAAGATCATAGGGGTAGAATAAGACATTGATCTTGGTGGTCATACTGCTTGTCCAGACACCCAGCTATCTATCACGAGTCTAATTCTCTGCTCTGGGTGCTAAAATGACTTGCAACAAATCCTGACCTTTATATTAAGGTATTTAAGAACACGCTTGACGGCATTTTAATCTCTATGTAAACAAAATCGCCCTTGTGTTCCAGTGCTGTTATTTTTGGGATCTTCGTCTGAAGCAAGGGGTATGAGTCCCTCCAGCTCACAGGTTCGGTTTCGCAGTAGTGTGCTGGAATTAGTGTTTTCTCTGTGGTTGGATACTTGACATCTAGGCTGCTTCCAAATGAAAGATAAGGCAGCAGACATCCAGGTCATCCCATAGCGAACTGTGGGTGTAAGAGGGGTCCTGTCTACAGAAGATTGGAAGAGCAGAAGGACTTTCTATAGTATGGTGTCATAATTAGCTTATGAGAATGGTCTCTTTAGAAGctcagcaaagaaaaacaaaaacaaaaacaaaaaccatagtgCTGGTGTTAACAGTAGGTGAATGAGATGTCCACATCTTTACAAAGTGGAAAACAAGCAGATTGTTTGCAACTGATTTGCAAAGAGCCTCTAGCCTTTCAAAATGTTTCCTGTTCATAGCTGCTGAATATTCACACGCAGGAAGTAAAAGTTCTCATTGTAGCCATTATAGGAAGCCGAGTTCACATTGTAGCCGTTATAGGAATCCGAGTCCACTGTCACAGTGGACGTGACTGGGACATGGGTTGTCTGAGGCTTCTTCTCCTCTGTACAGAGCAAGCGCTTGCGGTGTTTTAATTTCCAAGATGAATCCTCTACCTAGCATCCCTGAGGATTAAGCAAAGTGACTCTAGTCCTGATCACAGGGGTAGAATAAGACATTGATGTTGGTGGTCACACTGCTTGTCTGGACACCCAACTGTCACTAGTCTGATTCTCTTCTCTGGGTGCTTAAATGACTTACTGCAATTAAGGTATTTAAGAACAGGCTCAACTGCATTTTAATCTCTGTGTAAACAATATAGCCCAACTGTTGTGTTCAACTGTTGTTGTGTTTGGGAAAATATATGCCTGTAGTAACTTGttacatttatgaaaataagCCAACCTCAAAATGAAGTCCCtttaacaagaacaaaaaaagaatacacatgctTGCCAAACATGTGGCATTATATgttagttttctgtttctgtggaaaATGCATTTGCATGAAGGTCCCTCAGCAAAGGAAGAATAGACATGCATGTGAAACATGTGACATTGCATGTTAACTTTATGTCTCTGTGGGAAATGTATTTGCTGTAAAATATGTGTCCAAAGAAACTGTTAAGTAAAGTAGAAGGATGATTCGATTTGTACtaataaacatgtatataattaataaaatggacAGACTAAACTCTACATTTGAATTGGTCATTTGGAGATGTGAGATTTggagtgttgttttttttttttttcatctttcggGAAACTTTCTGGTAGATATTACAAAATGAGAATGTACGTGCAAATTCTATAGTATAGACATTCGAAATTATATTAATCCTACAAATAAAATAGGCTTTATACTTGACTCTATATTGTTGAAAATTATGTCCTAGTACATAATTATTCTGGAACTATCACTTATTTATAAGCTCAGTACGGGGCTGGAAGTACTGGCGATCAGAGAAGAGCCAAGGGCAACATTCTACCTTAGCCTCCCGAGGTGTGTGTTGGCATTCCCAGCTGGGCTTTTGGGTTTTTAACAAGCTTCCAAAAACTATTAGCCCAAGAGCCCACTTTAAGAAACTCTGGTTCTCAAGTATCAGCAAGGTCACATGACAACAGTTTATTGCTTGTTTTTCTATCACGCTATGCTAAAAATAAATTAGCAGAGTCTCTTACAGTTGGCTATTCAGGGACCAGATTGCTCAAGATCTAATGCCTGGCTTACACAGGTGAGTTTCTTTTCTTACTCAATTTCACTCTGAATGTCTAGGTGGGCCAGGGAAATACTATGTGCCTGAACATTCACTAGTCAAGGACAGTGTCTATGTGTATCATGATGCCAGGCATGTGACCAGAGTtgtcattatatattttaaggaGTGAAAGGCCAAGAATaattatcgtgtgtgtgtgtgtgtgtgtgtgtgtggtgtgtgtgtgtgtggtgtgtgtgtgaaaaggatACATTATATAGTTAATAAATTCACATGGCATGGCCCTACATACCTGGGAGGCAGCGTTTGATGCATTGCTGCACAGGGGCAGGTAATACAGTTTCAGGGCCAGTTCAGAAGAGCTCCAAGGCAATCAAGAGCTGTCtggttgtttcttcctttctcactAAGAATTTCCTTCACATGTTAAAAAGAGGACATATTAGATCTAGTGAAGTGTCGAGAGATGACTATGGAAGCCTGTGTAAGGAACTGAGGTTAAACAGGAAAGGGGAGCATGGGGCGGCAAAGCCATCTGACTCCAGCCAAGGGGAAAGGATAAGATTACTAAATTGTGCCAGAAATAAGAGACTAGATCTGTGGTCTATTTCCTGTCAACTTGAAACAGAATCCTaatcgagaaaatgcctccacagtACTGGGTTGTTGGCAAGCCAGTCAACAGAAcccatccatggcctctacaacagctcctgcctccaggatcctgccctccATGATTTCTTGTCctgatttagtttttaaatagtatttattgATCATTATTTATAGgggtactctgtagctgtcttcagacacactccagaagagggcatcagatctcattacgggtcgttgtgagccaccatatggttgctgggaattgaactcaggacctttggaagagcagtcagtgtttttaactgctgaaccatctctccagccccctgatttCTTTTgatgatgtggaagtgtgagctaaataaaccctttcctccccaagttgctctgggtcatggtgtttcattacagcaatagtaatcttaactaagacaaattggtatcaGGATTCTGAGGTATTCTTGTGACTGATTTgatcttgttattttttttggggggggtaggATTGCAGAAGGACTTTGGAACCTTGGGCTATGAAAGCCATTGAGTGTTCAAATTTTGTCGATCTGTTCTAAGGGGGCTTGGAAGATAAGTGTGATAGGAGAAAAGTAGGTGATGGAGGGGAGAGCCTGAGAGTCTTTTAAATCTGTCAGGGATGTTGCGTAGTTTGAGTTaagaatctgtggttctggttacgTAGGGCTGAAATATTGACTGTAAGGACGCTCAATTTGGTAAAGAGTCACcgaggtagtactggttttgaaggcatgaaggggtcatgaaaagcAGCTGAGGCTAGGTACTGTGAGAGGCCGGGAGAGGCTGTTGGTGATGGAGCAGCCCAGTAGCAGCAGagaccccagcattttggagatgtaAGTACCATGGGATGACTGCCAAGGACAGTAGCAGAGGGGTGGAACTGGCTTCAGCATAGAGGATAAGCTGTGTGTGCATCAGAGgacagagctgaagaagtgacccaAGAAGCCCCTTGGAAGAACCCAGAAGACAATGACTGAATCCCAGATACTGGAAATTGAATCATTTACACCGTTGGAGTGTGGTTTTGCGTTCTTCAGATTGCGattgtgccctggttcttccttcttgaagtaagaaaatatttagtttgTTTATGATTTTATAGGAGCCCACATTAAAAGACTTTGGAGTTTAATAGAgatcttgatttttaaatggaGATTtacaagatatttttttttaaaaagagacagaaaatttaaagtatttgaatTGGCAAATAATATGGGACTTTTAAGTTTGTAACATGTTTCATATTTGTGATACTTACTAATCTGAGGTCTTGGGGATGAACCCCCACCCCCTGAAGGCTATGTCTTAAAAAGTGTTGTGTCAAGTTAACGAGGggttatctgagaggagagaaccccaATTGAGAAGATCCCTCTACAAGACTGCACTGTGggtaagccatggggagcaagccagtaagcagcaccctccacggCCTTTgcctcagctcctgtctccaggtttctgcctttcctttcctttcctttcctttcctttcctttcctttcctttcctttcctttcctttcctttcctttcctttcctttcctttcctttcctttNNNNNNNNNNNNNNNNNNNNNNNNNNNNNNNNNNNNNNNNNNNNNNNNNNNNNNNNNNNNNNNNNNNNNNNNNNNNNNNNNNNNNNNNNNNNNNNNNNNNNNNNNNNNNNNNNNNNNNNNNNNNNNNNNNNNNNNNNNNNNNNNNNNNNNNNNNNNNNNNNNNNNNNNNNNNNNNNNNNNNNNNNNNNNNNNNNNNNNNNNNNNNNNNNNNNNNNNNNNNNNNNNNNNNNNNNNNNNNNNNNNNNNNNNNNNNNNNNNNNNNNNNNNNNNNNNNNNNNNNNNNNNNNNNNNNNNNNNNNNNNNNNNNNNNNNNNNNNNNNNNNNNNNNNNNNNNNNNNNNNNNNNattgtgtttccttccttccttccttccttccttccttccttccttccttccttccttccttccttccttccttccttccttcctcttcctcctcctccttcttcctctctctcctctccccctccccccattgcATTACCACTGTTACTGAAGAACAAATAAACGTCGTTAAGCCTTTCAATCTCGGTTCTAAAGAAAAGACACGACCAGatgtttatttttcctatttgcCTTCTTACATGGTGATGTGGTGATGATAAGACTCTCAGTGCACAGTGGCAGGGGGAAGGAAGGTCAGCTTAGCCTGTAAGTGCCgtcctctctccccccttccctgtAACTTGACACTTGAGCATGTCTTGATATCTGTTAGCactatgcaactagaaacacaggAACATTGAGAAGTAGACTTAGGGATCTTTGCGACACAACTTTGGTGGCTTTTAAAAGCCCTTTCAAGGCGTTTTAAAGCACCGTGCTTCTCTTCAGCACTATCTTGCCCATTTAGTTTTCGTTTACCTTTGCCACACCAATGAGTGCTGCTCACCAACTCAgcagtcttctctgtctctgagcATCTCACCTCATTTGTAACGATTGTCTCCTCTGAAAACTTCTTTTCTTGGCTTCTCCAATATCCCCTATCCTGATTACGACCCCTCTTCTCTGTGCCAGCATCCCAGCcttgtctgtttcttttccatGTCCCACATTTAGGCTCGTCCTGAGTCCGTATCTCTATGCAACCTTACTACTTTTTAGATCTAATTTTTCTCCGAGTGACCTCATACATTTCAAAGATTTTGACTCAGCAAATAAAAACACCCACGGATTAACACATACTAATTGTACACATGAGTATGGTTCAGTGAGGTATCTCCATTTGCGTACAATAGACACTCAA
This DNA window, taken from Mus caroli chromosome 18, CAROLI_EIJ_v1.1, whole genome shotgun sequence, encodes the following:
- the Mc5r gene encoding melanocortin receptor 5 encodes the protein MQNQSPVNRRFNSQKPLGTREESCVPLSGAEQNGKSDAKKWGHFLPAMNSSSTLTLSNLTLNASEDGVLGSNVKNKSSACEDMGIAVEVFLTLGLISLLENILVIGAIVKNKNLHSPMYFFVGSLAVADMLVSMSNAWETVTIYLLNNKHLVIADTFVRHIDNVFDSMICISVVASMCSLLAIAVDRYITIFYALRYHHIMTARRSGVIIACIWTFCISCGIVFIIYYESKYVIICLISMFFTMLFFMVSLYIHMFLLARNHVKRIAASPRYNSVRQRTSMKGAITLTMLLGIFIVCWSPFFLHLILMISCPQNVYCSCFMSYFNMYLILIMCNSVIDPLIYALRSQEMRRTFKEIICCHGFRRPCRLLGGY